A stretch of the Bubalus kerabau isolate K-KA32 ecotype Philippines breed swamp buffalo chromosome 11, PCC_UOA_SB_1v2, whole genome shotgun sequence genome encodes the following:
- the NEURL3 gene encoding E3 ubiquitin-protein ligase NEURL3 isoform X2: protein MPEEPRRMGAQICSQTDAEAPREVLRFHAQAVGAQVRLDAQRSTAYRRATFHDGIVFSQRPVRPGERVALRLLWHEHGWLGGLRVGFTRLDPARVSAPSLPPFLCPDLEQQSQTWAAMLPDGRASPGDEVRFWVNRRGQIFAQVNSGPQRLLRKGVLMGAPLWAVMDLYGTTKAIELLDPTGNGFPTTTPRGLSDEALPGPKGEECAICFHQVANTCLVPCGHTHFCSSCVWRVFRDTARCPMCRWEIKAVVPAWDPLVLGAGDGLMV, encoded by the exons ATGCCTGAGGAGCCCAGGCGGATGGGGGCCCAGATCTGCTCTCAGACTG ACGCCGAGGCTCCCCGAGAGGTGCTCCGCTTCCACGCCCAGGCGGTGGGCGCACAGGTGCGCCTGGATGCTCAGCGGAGCACCGCGTACAGGCGCGCCACGTTCCACGACGGCATCGTGTTCAGCCAGCGGCCGGTGCGGCCGGGAGAGCGCGTGGCGCTGCGCTTGCTGTGGCACGAGCACGGCTGGCTGGGCGGCCTCCGCGTGGGCTTCACGCGCCTGGACCCCGCGCGCGTGTCCGCGCCCAGCCTGCCGCCCTTCTTGTGCCCGGACCTGGAGCAGCAGAGTCAGACCTGGGCGGCCATGCTGCCTGACGGCCGCGCGAGCCCGGGGGACGAGGTGCGCTTCTGGGTGAACCGCCGGGGCCAGATCTTCGCCCAGGTCAACTCGGGGCCCCAGCGGCTGCTGCGCAAGGGCGTGCTCATGGGCGCCCCGCTCTGGGCCGTGATGGACCTGTACGGGACCACCAAGGCCATCGAGCTGCTAG ATCCTACAGGCAACGGCTTCCCCACAACCACGCCAAGGGGCCTCAGTGATGAGGCTCTGCCTGGGCCCAAAG GAGAAGAGTGTGCCATCTGCTTCCACCAGGTTGCCAACACCTGCCTAGTCCCCTGCGGCCACACACACTTCTGCAGCTCCTGTGTCTGGAGGGTCTTCAGGGACACGGCCAGATGCCCCATGTGTCGCTGGGAGATCAAGGCGGTTGTCCCAGCTTGGGACCCTCTTGTTCTGGGTGCTGGAGACGGCCTCATGGTATAG
- the NEURL3 gene encoding E3 ubiquitin-protein ligase NEURL3 isoform X1, with amino-acid sequence MPEEPRRMGAQICSQTDAEAPREVLRFHAQAVGAQVRLDAQRSTAYRRATFHDGIVFSQRPVRPGERVALRLLWHEHGWLGGLRVGFTRLDPARVSAPSLPPFLCPDLEQQSQTWAAMLPDGRASPGDEVRFWVNRRGQIFAQVNSGPQRLLRKGVLMGAPLWAVMDLYGTTKAIELLDPTGNGFPTTTPRGLSDEALPGPKAGEECAICFHQVANTCLVPCGHTHFCSSCVWRVFRDTARCPMCRWEIKAVVPAWDPLVLGAGDGLMV; translated from the exons ATGCCTGAGGAGCCCAGGCGGATGGGGGCCCAGATCTGCTCTCAGACTG ACGCCGAGGCTCCCCGAGAGGTGCTCCGCTTCCACGCCCAGGCGGTGGGCGCACAGGTGCGCCTGGATGCTCAGCGGAGCACCGCGTACAGGCGCGCCACGTTCCACGACGGCATCGTGTTCAGCCAGCGGCCGGTGCGGCCGGGAGAGCGCGTGGCGCTGCGCTTGCTGTGGCACGAGCACGGCTGGCTGGGCGGCCTCCGCGTGGGCTTCACGCGCCTGGACCCCGCGCGCGTGTCCGCGCCCAGCCTGCCGCCCTTCTTGTGCCCGGACCTGGAGCAGCAGAGTCAGACCTGGGCGGCCATGCTGCCTGACGGCCGCGCGAGCCCGGGGGACGAGGTGCGCTTCTGGGTGAACCGCCGGGGCCAGATCTTCGCCCAGGTCAACTCGGGGCCCCAGCGGCTGCTGCGCAAGGGCGTGCTCATGGGCGCCCCGCTCTGGGCCGTGATGGACCTGTACGGGACCACCAAGGCCATCGAGCTGCTAG ATCCTACAGGCAACGGCTTCCCCACAACCACGCCAAGGGGCCTCAGTGATGAGGCTCTGCCTGGGCCCAAAG CAGGAGAAGAGTGTGCCATCTGCTTCCACCAGGTTGCCAACACCTGCCTAGTCCCCTGCGGCCACACACACTTCTGCAGCTCCTGTGTCTGGAGGGTCTTCAGGGACACGGCCAGATGCCCCATGTGTCGCTGGGAGATCAAGGCGGTTGTCCCAGCTTGGGACCCTCTTGTTCTGGGTGCTGGAGACGGCCTCATGGTATAG